The sequence CGACTGGGGCACGATAAGCCGACCAAGCCATACCCAACGGATAGCACAGCGCCGTATTGTATGAATACGTGGCCGAAAAATCCTTCGCCCACCACATGAGCAGACTAAAAGCGAGCGTCACCGCAAACATTGCAGCGAGCGCAAGATGCGGGCACGAACCCACCAGCGAATAAACCACGAACGTCAGCGCATACAACACCAAAATCGCAAAAATATACCACGCCGAATTGCCAACACTCGTCCAACCAGTAAATGCCAACACAACCTGTGCCAGGGTAAAATCCCGACCCAATAGCAAACCAACGAGAGCATAAATTGCTACCACACACGCGAAATTAACCCAAGTTACCCCAAACCGCTTCACCGGAATCGACTGAACATATCCTGGCTTGCGGCGGATAGACTCATGCACCCCGAACCCGGAATAAAACAAAAACAAAGCCACCATGAGCTGACCCAAACCCGTTGCTAAACCAAGCATCCAGCTATCTGCGTGCGGATCAACCGGAATATAGGTGCGCACATGTGCATAAAAAACAATCAAAATAAACAGGCCATTAATGCGCGTTGTGTGAGCATGAGAAATATAGGACTCCACATCCGGTTGGTGCATAATCCGCGCCCGAAAAACCGTTACCGCTAGTAAAGCAACAAGAAAAATATTCACGCACCTAGCCTAAACGACGATTGGCAGGAAACGTCACTCGGGAGAGTCGGTATTGTCGCGTCGTTTCTTAGCTCGGCGGTTGCGGATAATCGCAATGATTCCGGCACTCACTCCGGCTAGCACAGGAAGCCATAGTTTTGGATGAGTAACGAGCCATGATAGCCAGTCTGGGAGCTCCGGGAGATCGGGGAGATCGGGAAGGAAGGAGCTGAGCCAACGGAAAAACTTGACGATTGGAGCCCAGAGCATGGCTAATACGTACGATATTGGTTTCCAGATCTAGCTCAGTAACC is a genomic window of Arcanobacterium phocae containing:
- a CDS encoding acyltransferase family protein; protein product: MNIFLVALLAVTVFRARIMHQPDVESYISHAHTTRINGLFILIVFYAHVRTYIPVDPHADSWMLGLATGLGQLMVALFLFYSGFGVHESIRRKPGYVQSIPVKRFGVTWVNFACVVAIYALVGLLLGRDFTLAQVVLAFTGWTSVGNSAWYIFAILVLYALTFVVYSLVGSCPHLALAAMFAVTLAFSLLMWWAKDFSATYSYNTALCYPLGMAWSAYRAPVEEWLRGAHSWRRWLFLLVTTTAGFVVVNNYAGMHYLVFQMAALWYCAVAVLVTMVVHLDSPVLAWCGRNLFWIYVLQRLPMMVLTSAGWAEYRYVFVVVSLMVTVGLTIVMSRLMRPVLRRIVGVGKTRQ